Proteins from a genomic interval of Chitinispirillum alkaliphilum:
- a CDS encoding Mobile element protein has protein sequence MLKTLLAVCKKLYLDSEEKSEADTKVSSVHWYDIIKPITGKD, from the coding sequence ATGCTGAAGACGCTTTTAGCTGTTTGCAAAAAGTTGTATCTTGATTCAGAAGAGAAATCAGAAGCAGATACAAAGGTGTCTTCCGTTCACTGGTATGATATCATTAAGCCTATTACCGGCAAAGATTAG
- a CDS encoding putative conserved protein YdcF: MVLGSKVNEDGTLSERLKARLDKSLELYNKGYFSKVIVSGGFGKEGFEEAEVMRSYLIDKGVEENSIIVDNNGNNTFMTARFTADFLSNNDYASVIVVSQYFHLFRTQLTLRKLGIKKVQCASPRFYEIRDLFSVPREMIAVLKYLFV, from the coding sequence GTGGTTTTAGGCAGTAAAGTAAATGAAGATGGTACACTATCGGAACGTTTAAAAGCCAGATTAGACAAATCACTTGAGTTATACAATAAAGGCTATTTTTCCAAAGTTATTGTTAGCGGAGGATTCGGAAAAGAAGGTTTTGAAGAAGCTGAAGTGATGCGCTCATATTTGATAGATAAAGGAGTTGAAGAAAATAGCATAATTGTTGACAATAATGGGAATAACACTTTTATGACAGCGAGGTTTACTGCCGATTTCCTTTCTAACAATGACTATGCATCAGTTATAGTGGTATCTCAATATTTTCATTTATTTAGAACACAACTGACGCTTAGAAAACTTGGCATTAAAAAAGTTCAATGTGCAAGCCCAAGATTTTATGAGATTAGAGATTTGTTCTCTGTTCCAAGAGAGATGATTGCCGTTTTGAAGTATTTGTTTGTATAG